A genomic stretch from Georgenia muralis includes:
- a CDS encoding 16S rRNA (uracil(1498)-N(3))-methyltransferase, with product MTTAVFLADLDGAAPGGVVTVTGDEARHAVAVRRMRVGEAVDLVDGAGTRASGTVVAAAREELAVAVETLTHEPPPGVRLVLVQALAKGGRDEQAVETATELGVDAVVPWQAERSVSVWSGPRAEKGRRRWAAVTLAAAKQSRRARVPAVHEPVTTRELSAAVATTVAAGGAVLVLHERATRPLATVVLPGPGTLTAGAHGPARAVDVAVVVGPEGGITDAEVAALEAGGARAVLLGPHVLRTSTAGPAALAVLAQRLGRWG from the coding sequence ATGACGACCGCGGTCTTCCTCGCCGACCTCGACGGCGCCGCGCCGGGTGGCGTCGTGACCGTCACCGGCGACGAGGCCCGTCACGCCGTCGCCGTCCGGCGGATGCGCGTGGGTGAGGCCGTCGACCTCGTCGACGGCGCCGGCACCCGGGCGAGCGGCACGGTCGTGGCCGCTGCCCGCGAGGAGCTCGCGGTGGCGGTCGAGACCCTCACCCACGAGCCCCCGCCGGGGGTCCGGCTGGTCCTGGTCCAGGCGCTGGCGAAGGGCGGGCGTGACGAGCAGGCGGTGGAGACCGCCACCGAGCTCGGCGTCGACGCCGTCGTCCCCTGGCAGGCCGAGCGGTCCGTGTCCGTCTGGTCCGGGCCCAGGGCCGAGAAGGGCCGGCGCCGCTGGGCGGCCGTGACCCTCGCCGCCGCGAAGCAGTCGCGGCGGGCCCGGGTCCCGGCCGTCCACGAGCCCGTCACCACCCGGGAGCTGTCCGCGGCCGTGGCCACGACGGTGGCCGCCGGTGGCGCCGTCCTGGTCCTGCACGAGCGCGCCACGAGGCCGCTCGCCACCGTCGTGCTCCCGGGGCCGGGCACGCTCACCGCGGGGGCCCACGGGCCGGCCCGCGCCGTCGACGTCGCCGTCGTCGTCGGTCCCGAGGGGGGCATCACCGACGCCGAGGTGGCCGCCTTGGAGGCCGGCGGGGCGCGCGCCGTGCTGCTCGGGCCCCACGTGCTGCGCACCTCCACCGCCGGACCGGCCGCGCTGGCCGTGCTCGCGCAACGGCTCGGCCGCTGGGGCTGA
- a CDS encoding PhoH family protein, translated as MTQQTAPGDGAHVPGHVQHQVTVPDDVPMVVLLGQRDEVLRAVERGFPAVDVHVRGNVLTLTGPVGDVALAERLVDELSTVAGAGQALSADAVERAIAMLTAPSAARPAEVLTQNILSNRGRTIRPKTLGQKRYVDAIDASTIVFGIGPAGTGKTYLAMAKAVGALQNKQVSRIVLTRPAVEAGERLGYLPGSLSEKIDPYLRPLYDALHDMLDPESIPKLMAAGTIEVAPLAYMRGRTLNDAFIILDEAQNTSPEQMKMFLTRLGFGSKVVVTGDVTQVDLPSGTRSGLRVVQEILDDIEDVTFCRLTSADVVRHRLVGDIIDAYERWDANVRSREGERARAELRERREGRGGRR; from the coding sequence ATGACGCAGCAGACCGCTCCCGGCGACGGCGCCCACGTCCCCGGCCACGTCCAGCACCAGGTCACCGTCCCCGACGACGTCCCCATGGTGGTCCTCCTCGGCCAGCGCGACGAGGTGCTGCGCGCCGTCGAGCGGGGCTTCCCGGCGGTGGACGTCCACGTCCGCGGCAACGTCCTCACCCTCACCGGGCCGGTGGGCGACGTCGCCCTCGCCGAGCGCCTGGTCGACGAGCTCTCCACCGTCGCGGGGGCCGGGCAGGCCTTGTCCGCCGACGCCGTCGAGCGGGCCATCGCCATGCTCACCGCGCCCAGCGCCGCCCGCCCGGCGGAGGTCCTCACCCAGAACATCCTGTCCAACCGCGGGCGGACCATCCGGCCCAAGACGCTGGGCCAGAAGCGCTACGTCGACGCCATCGACGCCTCCACCATCGTCTTCGGCATCGGCCCGGCGGGCACGGGCAAGACCTACCTCGCGATGGCCAAGGCGGTCGGCGCGCTGCAGAACAAGCAGGTCAGCCGGATCGTCCTGACCCGGCCCGCGGTCGAGGCGGGCGAGCGGCTGGGCTACCTGCCCGGCTCCCTCAGCGAGAAGATCGACCCCTACCTGCGGCCCCTCTACGACGCCCTGCACGACATGCTCGACCCGGAGTCGATCCCCAAGCTCATGGCGGCCGGGACCATCGAGGTCGCCCCGCTGGCGTACATGCGCGGACGAACCCTCAACGACGCCTTCATCATCCTCGACGAGGCCCAGAACACCTCCCCGGAGCAGATGAAGATGTTCCTCACCCGCCTGGGGTTCGGCTCGAAGGTCGTCGTCACCGGCGACGTCACCCAGGTGGACCTGCCCAGCGGCACCCGGTCGGGCCTGCGGGTGGTCCAGGAGATCCTCGACGACATCGAGGACGTCACGTTCTGCCGGCTCACCAGCGCCGACGTCGTGCGCCACCGGCTGGTGGGCGACATCATCGACGCCTACGAGCGCTGGGACGCCAACGTCCGCTCCCGCGAGGGCGAGCGCGCCCGCGCCGAGCTGCGCGAGCGGCGCGAGGGGCGCGGGGGACGGCGATGA
- the hrcA gene encoding heat-inducible transcriptional repressor HrcA: MSEDRRLDVLRAIVQDYVQTREPVGSRVLVERHSLGVSPATIRNDMAVLEELGYIAQPHTSAGRVPTDKGYRAFVDQISTLKPLSVPERRAIANLLDSAVDLDDVVERTVRLLAQLTHQVAVVQYPSLRRSALRHLELVLLSPHRLLVVIITDAGRVEQRTVETGNELEPGVVGELRARLNVACAGRRLGAIVEPLAALPPQFAPEHRPLVEAVSEEVLDTLRLDAEERIVMAGTANLARSDVDFSRTIGPVLEALEEQVVLLRLFSEMEDDVAVRIGSENRSEALSEASLVASAYGGSAPAEGIARLGVLGPTRMDYPGTMASVRAVARYLSRFLAG; the protein is encoded by the coding sequence GTGAGCGAGGACCGGAGGCTCGACGTGCTGCGTGCGATCGTGCAGGACTACGTCCAGACGAGGGAGCCGGTCGGCTCCCGGGTGCTCGTCGAGCGCCACTCCCTCGGCGTCTCCCCGGCCACCATCCGCAACGACATGGCCGTCCTGGAGGAGCTGGGGTACATCGCCCAGCCCCACACCTCGGCCGGACGCGTCCCGACCGACAAGGGCTACCGCGCCTTCGTGGACCAGATCTCCACGCTCAAGCCCCTCTCGGTCCCCGAGCGTCGGGCCATCGCGAACCTCCTGGACTCCGCGGTCGACCTCGACGACGTCGTCGAGCGGACCGTGCGCCTGCTCGCCCAGCTGACCCACCAGGTCGCCGTCGTGCAGTACCCGTCGCTGCGGCGCTCGGCCCTGCGTCATCTCGAGCTCGTCCTGCTCAGTCCGCACCGGCTGCTCGTGGTCATCATCACCGACGCGGGCCGGGTGGAGCAGCGCACCGTCGAGACCGGCAACGAGCTCGAGCCCGGGGTGGTCGGCGAGCTGCGCGCCCGGCTCAACGTCGCGTGCGCGGGCCGTCGCCTCGGCGCGATCGTCGAGCCGCTCGCGGCGCTGCCCCCGCAGTTCGCCCCCGAGCACCGCCCGCTCGTGGAGGCGGTGAGCGAGGAGGTCCTGGACACGCTGCGCCTGGACGCCGAGGAGCGCATCGTCATGGCGGGCACGGCCAACCTGGCGCGCTCGGACGTCGACTTCAGCCGCACCATCGGTCCCGTCCTGGAGGCCCTGGAGGAGCAGGTGGTGCTCCTGCGGCTGTTCTCGGAGATGGAGGACGACGTCGCCGTGCGGATCGGTTCGGAGAACCGCTCCGAGGCGCTCTCGGAGGCCTCCCTCGTCGCGAGCGCGTACGGTGGTTCTGCACCCGCGGAGGGGATCGCCCGGCTGGGCGTGCTCGGCCCCACCCGGATGGACTACCCCGGCACCATGGCCTCCGTCCGCGCGGTGGCCCGCTACCTCTCCCGGTTCCTTGCCGGGTGA
- a CDS encoding GNAT family N-acetyltransferase, translating to MDRAPEPRTALHRLDGDDPATAARRAAVVRLRPLPAQEPYSSRAEVTLPLADAEPTRTPFAVEHDGRVVGFGVIDSLGYLADVVDRPDEAALLRGFYLDAAEQNRGIGRATVPLLRVLARELVPAARILVLTVNEANPAAVRAYTAGGFVDVGRYLGGGLGPQRVMAVAL from the coding sequence GTGGACCGTGCCCCCGAACCTCGCACCGCGCTGCACCGGCTCGACGGCGACGACCCCGCCACCGCCGCCCGGCGGGCCGCCGTGGTGCGGCTGCGCCCCCTGCCCGCGCAGGAGCCGTACTCCTCGCGGGCCGAGGTGACCCTGCCGCTCGCGGACGCCGAGCCGACCCGTACACCCTTCGCCGTCGAGCACGACGGACGGGTGGTCGGGTTCGGGGTGATCGACTCGCTGGGCTACCTGGCCGACGTCGTCGACCGGCCCGACGAGGCGGCCCTGCTGCGCGGGTTCTACCTCGACGCCGCGGAGCAGAACCGTGGGATCGGCCGCGCGACCGTGCCCCTCCTGCGCGTCCTCGCCCGCGAGCTGGTCCCAGCCGCACGGATCCTCGTCCTCACCGTCAACGAGGCCAACCCGGCCGCGGTGCGCGCCTACACCGCAGGCGGGTTCGTCGACGTCGGGCGCTACCTCGGCGGCGGGCTGGGCCCGCAGCGGGTCATGGCGGTCGCGCTGTGA
- a CDS encoding hemolysin family protein, with amino-acid sequence MIDQVPEVWLGLLVVAGAAVGATLSAGEAALARITRAAAGELAATGHRHGATVVRLVERRAAAMAGTAFVRLLAEMTAAVCLTLVVADLLPRWWQVLAVSVVLTAVLVTVVVGVSPRSVGRRNPTGVLGVLAPVIAPLAGFGAVALRVSARLRPRSPRTLEEEREERDEELRDMVDRVSESEQIEEDERELLQSVFELGRTLTREVMVPRTDMVTIDADEPLEKAITLFTRSGYSRVPVVGESTDDLRGVLYLKDVMRRVHRRQDTAGLTAADVMREPVFVPETKLVDDLLREMQAESVHIAMVVDEYGGIAGLVTIEDLLEELVGEMVDEHDRAEPEVEDLGDGTVRVPARLPVDDLGEIFGLEIDDDDVDSAGGLLAKALGKVPLPGAEVDVLGLHLVAERAEGRRRRVSTLLASRAGGPPDEEQP; translated from the coding sequence ATGATCGACCAGGTCCCCGAGGTGTGGCTCGGCCTCCTCGTCGTCGCCGGCGCCGCCGTCGGGGCCACCCTCAGCGCGGGTGAGGCCGCCCTCGCGCGCATCACGCGCGCGGCTGCCGGCGAGCTCGCCGCGACCGGTCACCGCCACGGCGCGACCGTGGTGCGCCTGGTCGAGCGTCGCGCCGCCGCGATGGCCGGCACCGCGTTCGTCCGCCTGCTCGCGGAGATGACCGCGGCGGTGTGCCTCACCCTCGTCGTGGCGGACCTGCTCCCGCGCTGGTGGCAGGTGCTGGCCGTCTCCGTCGTGCTGACCGCCGTCCTCGTCACGGTTGTCGTCGGGGTCTCCCCGCGCAGCGTCGGCCGGCGCAACCCCACCGGCGTCCTGGGCGTCCTCGCGCCCGTGATCGCCCCGCTCGCGGGCTTCGGGGCGGTGGCCCTGCGCGTGTCGGCGAGGCTGCGTCCCCGCTCGCCGCGCACCCTGGAGGAGGAGCGGGAGGAGCGTGACGAGGAGCTGCGCGACATGGTCGACCGGGTGAGCGAGTCCGAGCAGATCGAGGAGGACGAGCGCGAGCTGCTCCAGTCCGTCTTCGAGCTCGGGCGCACCCTGACCCGGGAGGTCATGGTCCCGCGCACCGACATGGTCACCATCGACGCCGACGAGCCCCTGGAGAAGGCCATCACCCTGTTCACCCGGTCGGGGTACTCCCGCGTCCCGGTCGTGGGGGAGTCCACCGACGACCTGCGCGGCGTGCTGTACCTCAAGGACGTCATGCGGCGGGTCCACCGGCGCCAGGACACCGCCGGCCTCACCGCCGCCGACGTCATGCGCGAGCCGGTGTTCGTGCCGGAGACCAAGCTCGTGGACGACCTCCTGCGCGAGATGCAGGCAGAGAGCGTCCACATCGCCATGGTCGTCGACGAGTACGGCGGCATCGCCGGGCTCGTCACGATCGAGGACCTCCTGGAGGAGCTCGTCGGGGAGATGGTCGACGAGCACGACCGGGCCGAGCCCGAGGTCGAGGACCTCGGGGACGGCACCGTGCGCGTCCCCGCGCGCCTGCCGGTGGACGACCTCGGCGAGATCTTCGGCCTGGAGATCGACGACGACGACGTCGACTCCGCCGGCGGCCTGCTGGCCAAGGCGCTGGGCAAGGTGCCCCTGCCGGGCGCGGAGGTCGACGTCCTGGGCCTCCACCTCGTCGCCGAGCGCGCCGAGGGCCGCCGGCGACGCGTCTCCACCCTGCTGGCCAGCCGTGCCGGCGGACCCCCCGACGAGGAGCAACCATGA
- a CDS encoding MOSC domain-containing protein has product MAVVTHVCRVARLHPDAGSVGVTAIDKQPLDGAVRVGAYGLRGDVQADRKHHGGPDKALYAVDAAEAEHWAGVLGEPVPPGRFGENLRTAGLAVDDAEIGERWRIGERLEVEVTGPRTPCATFGRWLHQERWVARFTARGRTGAYLRVVVPGPVEPGDAVATVHRPGHGVSVCRWFTAQDPADARTLLAHAADDGWRMADYLRVYVDRVAARA; this is encoded by the coding sequence GTGGCGGTCGTCACCCACGTGTGCCGGGTGGCGCGGCTCCACCCGGACGCGGGCTCGGTCGGCGTCACCGCCATCGACAAGCAGCCTCTCGACGGCGCCGTCCGGGTGGGCGCGTACGGGCTGCGCGGGGACGTCCAGGCCGACCGCAAGCACCACGGCGGGCCCGACAAGGCGCTGTACGCCGTCGACGCCGCCGAGGCCGAGCACTGGGCGGGCGTGCTCGGTGAGCCGGTCCCGCCCGGCCGCTTCGGGGAGAACCTGCGCACCGCGGGCCTGGCCGTCGACGACGCCGAGATCGGCGAGCGGTGGCGGATCGGCGAGCGCCTCGAGGTCGAGGTGACCGGTCCGCGCACCCCCTGCGCGACCTTCGGGCGGTGGCTGCACCAGGAGCGGTGGGTCGCCCGGTTCACCGCCCGCGGGCGCACCGGTGCCTACCTGCGGGTGGTGGTCCCCGGGCCGGTCGAGCCCGGCGACGCCGTCGCGACCGTCCACCGGCCCGGGCACGGGGTGAGCGTATGCCGGTGGTTCACCGCCCAGGACCCCGCCGACGCCCGCACGCTCCTCGCCCACGCCGCGGACGACGGCTGGCGGATGGCCGACTACCTGCGCGTGTACGTCGACCGGGTCGCCGCCCGCGCCTGA
- the hemW gene encoding radical SAM family heme chaperone HemW, producing MAPALPDGETPPDDGRLPLSAAAGAADRDLGVYLHVPFCRVRCGYCDFNTYTNAELGGGASAQAYAETARREIDLAARVLADEALVAAGMPARPVSTVFVGGGTPTMLPARDLAGMLGAVRDAWGLADGAEVTTEANPDSVDAAALTALAAAGFTRVSFGMQSAVPGVLATLDRTHDPARLPDVVAWAKAAGLAVSVDLIYGTPGESLDDWRTSLDAAVALEPDHVSAYALVVEAGTRMGAQVRRGELPLPDDDDAARKYELAEEVLAGAGLHWYEVSNFARRPDDACRHNLAYWRGHDWWGVGPGAHSHVGGVRWWNVKHPRTYAHRLENGLSPAAGREVLGAREAELERIMLGVRLADGVELRPGGAVPARLAAVVTDLARRGLVEPGPARDGRVALTLRGRLLADAVVRELTA from the coding sequence ATGGCACCGGCACTTCCCGACGGCGAGACGCCGCCCGACGACGGCAGGCTCCCGCTCTCCGCGGCCGCCGGGGCCGCCGACCGCGACCTCGGCGTGTACCTGCACGTGCCCTTCTGCCGGGTGCGGTGCGGGTACTGCGACTTCAACACCTACACCAACGCCGAGCTCGGTGGCGGCGCGAGCGCGCAGGCGTACGCCGAGACCGCCCGACGCGAGATCGACCTCGCCGCCCGTGTCCTCGCCGACGAGGCGCTCGTGGCCGCCGGCATGCCGGCCCGCCCCGTGAGCACGGTCTTCGTCGGCGGCGGCACGCCGACCATGCTGCCCGCGCGCGACCTGGCCGGGATGCTGGGCGCCGTCCGGGACGCCTGGGGGCTGGCCGACGGCGCGGAGGTCACCACCGAGGCCAACCCCGACTCCGTGGATGCGGCTGCGCTGACGGCGCTGGCCGCGGCGGGCTTCACCCGGGTCTCCTTCGGGATGCAGTCGGCCGTGCCCGGCGTCCTCGCCACGCTCGACCGCACGCACGACCCCGCCCGCCTGCCCGACGTGGTGGCCTGGGCGAAGGCCGCGGGCCTGGCGGTGTCGGTCGACCTCATCTACGGCACGCCCGGGGAGTCCCTGGACGACTGGCGCACGAGCCTGGACGCCGCGGTCGCGCTCGAGCCGGACCACGTCTCGGCCTACGCCCTGGTCGTCGAGGCCGGGACCCGGATGGGCGCCCAGGTCCGCCGCGGAGAGCTCCCCCTGCCCGACGACGACGACGCGGCCCGCAAGTACGAGCTCGCCGAGGAGGTGCTCGCCGGGGCCGGGCTGCACTGGTACGAGGTGTCGAACTTCGCGCGCCGGCCCGATGACGCCTGCCGGCACAACCTCGCCTACTGGCGCGGGCACGACTGGTGGGGCGTCGGCCCGGGGGCGCACAGCCACGTCGGCGGGGTCCGGTGGTGGAACGTCAAGCACCCGCGCACGTACGCCCACCGGCTCGAGAACGGGCTCAGCCCTGCCGCCGGGCGCGAGGTCCTCGGGGCGCGGGAGGCCGAGCTCGAGCGCATCATGCTCGGGGTCCGCCTCGCCGACGGCGTCGAGCTGCGTCCCGGCGGGGCCGTGCCGGCGCGGCTCGCAGCGGTCGTGACGGACCTCGCCCGGCGTGGCCTGGTCGAGCCCGGACCGGCCCGGGACGGCCGGGTCGCCCTGACCCTGCGGGGCCGGCTCCTCGCCGACGCCGTCGTGCGCGAGCTCACCGCCTAA
- the dnaJ gene encoding molecular chaperone DnaJ has translation MSDYYEILGVSRQASAEEIKKAYRKLARKLHPDVAGPDVADEFKEVTRAYEVLSNPEKRQLYDMGGESALGGGGGAGFGGFQDIFETFFGAAAGGAPRGPVPRGRRGQDALVRLDIDLEEAVFGGSRDLQVDTAVVCGTCQGSCCRPGTSPRTCEVCHGRGSVQRVTRSFLGQVMATTACSACQGHGTVIPDPCPDCAGEGRVRTRRTINVQVPAGVDSGTRIRMTGQGEVGPGGGPAGDLYVEIREKPHPVFVRRGDDLHCTMGIPMTAAALGTVLPLESFDGPREVDVVPGTQPEQVVTLPGLGVGHLHRPGRGDLHVHLDVQVPTRLDERQRELLAELASLRGEEQPEARLAASGSGVFSKLRERLAGR, from the coding sequence GTGAGCGACTACTACGAGATCCTCGGTGTCTCCCGCCAGGCGAGCGCCGAGGAGATCAAGAAGGCCTACCGCAAGCTCGCCCGCAAGCTTCACCCCGACGTCGCGGGGCCGGACGTGGCGGACGAGTTCAAGGAGGTCACCCGGGCGTACGAGGTCCTGTCCAACCCGGAGAAGCGCCAGCTCTACGACATGGGCGGCGAGTCCGCCCTGGGGGGCGGCGGCGGCGCCGGGTTCGGCGGCTTCCAGGACATCTTCGAGACCTTCTTCGGCGCGGCCGCGGGCGGTGCCCCGCGAGGGCCCGTCCCGCGCGGGCGCCGCGGCCAGGACGCCCTCGTGCGCCTGGACATCGACCTCGAGGAGGCCGTCTTCGGCGGCAGCCGCGACCTCCAGGTGGACACCGCCGTCGTGTGCGGCACGTGCCAGGGCTCGTGCTGCCGGCCCGGGACCTCCCCGCGCACCTGCGAGGTCTGTCACGGCCGCGGCTCCGTCCAGCGCGTGACCCGCTCCTTCCTCGGCCAGGTCATGGCCACCACCGCGTGCTCGGCCTGCCAGGGCCACGGCACCGTCATCCCCGACCCGTGCCCGGACTGCGCCGGCGAGGGCCGTGTGCGCACCCGCCGCACGATCAACGTCCAGGTGCCCGCCGGGGTGGACTCCGGCACGCGCATCCGGATGACCGGCCAGGGCGAGGTCGGCCCGGGCGGGGGGCCTGCCGGCGACCTCTACGTCGAGATCCGCGAGAAGCCCCACCCCGTGTTCGTCCGTCGCGGGGACGACCTGCACTGCACCATGGGCATCCCCATGACGGCCGCGGCGCTGGGCACCGTGCTGCCGCTGGAGTCCTTCGACGGTCCGCGCGAGGTCGACGTGGTGCCGGGCACCCAGCCCGAGCAGGTCGTCACCCTGCCGGGCCTCGGCGTGGGGCACCTGCACCGGCCCGGCCGCGGGGACCTGCACGTCCACCTCGACGTCCAGGTGCCCACCCGCCTGGACGAGCGCCAGCGCGAGCTCCTCGCCGAGCTCGCCTCGCTGCGCGGCGAGGAGCAGCCCGAGGCCCGCCTGGCCGCCTCCGGATCGGGGGTCTTCTCCAAGCTGCGCGAGAGGCTCGCCGGGAGATGA
- a CDS encoding DUF3097 domain-containing protein, translating into MDDRYGTDILSADPHRAGAYAHRATTTDRAAEKGLVVEEVGTGWVGAVVRVEKSGGMHVVVLEDRRGRTRTFPLGAGFWVEGRPVRLVPPATARAPQGPRTAGGRRLTASGSLAVEQERARVARASRIWVEGRHDAELVERVWGDDLRVEGVVVELLDGVDNLAAALRDFRPGPGRRAGVLVDHLVPGSKESRIAAEVTAGAAGEHVLVLGHPYVDVWQAVRPERVGLRAWPDVPRGTDIKVGTLAALGWPHGDQADIASGWKRILGTVRSYKDLSPALLGRMEELIDFVTGVPE; encoded by the coding sequence GTGGACGACCGCTACGGCACCGACATCCTCTCCGCCGACCCCCACCGCGCGGGCGCCTACGCCCACCGCGCCACCACCACCGACCGGGCCGCGGAGAAGGGCCTCGTGGTGGAGGAGGTCGGCACCGGCTGGGTCGGCGCCGTGGTGCGGGTGGAGAAGTCCGGCGGCATGCACGTGGTCGTGCTGGAGGACCGGCGCGGCCGCACCCGGACGTTCCCGCTGGGCGCGGGGTTCTGGGTGGAGGGCCGGCCGGTCCGGCTCGTCCCCCCGGCGACGGCGCGAGCACCGCAGGGTCCGCGGACCGCCGGCGGCCGGCGGCTGACGGCGTCCGGCTCGCTCGCCGTCGAGCAGGAGCGCGCCCGGGTGGCGCGGGCGTCGCGGATCTGGGTCGAGGGCCGCCACGACGCCGAGCTCGTCGAACGGGTGTGGGGCGACGACCTGCGGGTCGAGGGCGTCGTCGTGGAGCTGCTCGACGGCGTGGACAACCTCGCCGCCGCGCTGCGGGACTTCCGCCCCGGCCCGGGCCGGCGCGCCGGGGTGCTCGTGGACCACCTCGTGCCGGGCTCGAAGGAGTCCCGGATCGCCGCCGAGGTGACGGCGGGCGCCGCCGGTGAGCACGTGCTCGTCCTGGGCCACCCCTACGTCGACGTCTGGCAGGCGGTGCGGCCGGAGCGGGTGGGGCTGCGGGCGTGGCCGGACGTCCCGCGTGGGACCGACATCAAGGTCGGCACCCTCGCCGCCCTGGGCTGGCCCCACGGCGACCAGGCCGACATCGCCTCGGGGTGGAAGCGGATCCTCGGCACGGTCCGGTCCTACAAGGACCTCTCCCCCGCCCTGCTGGGCCGGATGGAGGAGCTCATCGACTTCGTCACCGGCGTGCCGGAGTGA
- the ybeY gene encoding rRNA maturation RNase YbeY has product MSTEINNESGYEVDGEEFAALARYVLDEMRVHPQAELSILFVTTDVMAELHERWMDEPGPTDVLSFPMDELRPAREGEQPAEGTLGDIVLCPEVAATQARTAGHSTVEELLLLTTHGILHLLGYDHAEPDEEKEMFDLQRQLLLTFLAGR; this is encoded by the coding sequence ATGAGCACCGAGATCAACAACGAGTCCGGCTACGAGGTGGACGGCGAGGAGTTCGCGGCCCTGGCCCGCTACGTCCTGGACGAGATGCGCGTGCACCCCCAGGCGGAGCTGTCGATCCTCTTCGTCACCACCGACGTCATGGCCGAGCTGCACGAGCGCTGGATGGACGAGCCCGGCCCCACCGACGTCCTGTCCTTCCCCATGGACGAGCTGCGCCCGGCCCGGGAGGGCGAGCAGCCCGCCGAGGGCACGCTCGGCGACATCGTGCTCTGTCCCGAGGTGGCCGCCACCCAGGCCCGCACCGCGGGTCACTCCACCGTGGAGGAGCTCCTCCTGCTCACCACGCACGGCATCCTCCACCTCCTCGGGTACGACCATGCCGAGCCGGACGAGGAGAAGGAGATGTTCGACCTCCAGCGTCAGCTCCTCCTGACCTTCCTCGCGGGCCGCTGA